Proteins from a genomic interval of Ndongobacter massiliensis:
- a CDS encoding ABC transporter permease produces MVMRNPIHKRIPRLLLKEPTRYLPLFVLLLVTIVCLSSFYIVQGAVEQIYYDHLETGRVEDGQFTTITELSEATWEKIEKKGVRLYKNFYVEAEDGEATLNLYAVRKAVNLPTVIAGRLPEAADEIALDENYTSAHGYHVGDSITVGDQRFQLVGTVVLPDYIAMMKNRNDLVMDTMNFGVGLVSDAGFQRFSDKGIQYNYAYLEEKKSADKKEANDKLKELTKLVYEDNILTDAMTRAQNNRIAYLLDDMSGDVPMMHMVLLLAMVSIAFVFTMQTRNLIESESGVIGTLMASGYSKWELLRHYMLLPLLAVLLASLIGNILAYTKLYKMYEGMYYSSFSLPPFTPFFHLRAFLLTTLIPAVVILLINLFMLLKMLTISPLRFLRKDWGKKMHTMAIDLPKLPFLTRYRLKVLRNNKGNVFVLLFGVTLASIFLCFGLGMRPIFEAHTKSIMEELPANVQTYVRESDEAVDGEKFGAASFELVIDGTTHSFVLQGISEHSRYFPEHLLTGLKENEIAASEGLLEKFQLNVGDGIEVVNPYTAERYEFTIRTVRSGAVSLSAYMPLKAFNTVMGYAPEYFSGYYSDQKLNLDEKNVVTRVDRETIGQVAKHFLDNFGAISGPIVFISILFYFVFIYLLAKAIVEKSKTDISYLKIFGFTDRESTRIYLHATGIILGFYLLLLPILLQKLMVILLRVALQKFDAYMAPVLPSYVYLIAMGTGFILFILVQYLQMRKIAKINMAEVLKEVCG; encoded by the coding sequence ATGGTGATGAGAAATCCGATTCATAAGCGTATACCGCGCTTGCTCCTTAAGGAACCCACACGCTATCTACCGCTTTTTGTATTGTTATTGGTGACCATCGTTTGCTTGTCGTCTTTTTATATTGTGCAAGGCGCCGTTGAGCAAATCTATTACGATCATCTTGAAACAGGACGCGTCGAGGATGGACAATTTACAACGATTACTGAACTCAGCGAAGCAACTTGGGAAAAAATTGAGAAAAAAGGCGTCCGCTTATATAAAAATTTCTATGTGGAGGCGGAGGATGGGGAGGCCACGCTCAATCTTTACGCCGTGCGCAAAGCGGTCAATTTGCCCACGGTGATTGCAGGGCGATTACCGGAAGCGGCGGATGAGATTGCCCTCGATGAAAATTATACAAGCGCCCATGGATACCACGTAGGTGATTCCATAACTGTAGGAGATCAGCGGTTTCAACTTGTCGGGACCGTTGTTTTGCCGGATTATATCGCCATGATGAAGAACCGCAATGACCTAGTGATGGATACAATGAATTTCGGTGTGGGACTTGTCAGCGATGCCGGCTTTCAGCGTTTTTCCGACAAGGGAATTCAATACAATTACGCCTACCTCGAAGAGAAAAAATCGGCCGATAAAAAAGAAGCCAATGACAAGCTCAAGGAGCTTACCAAACTCGTTTATGAGGACAATATCTTAACCGACGCTATGACCCGCGCACAAAACAATCGGATTGCCTACTTGCTAGACGATATGAGCGGGGATGTTCCGATGATGCACATGGTATTACTTTTGGCTATGGTGTCGATAGCCTTTGTTTTTACGATGCAGACGCGGAATTTGATCGAATCCGAATCCGGTGTGATCGGGACGTTGATGGCCTCGGGGTACAGCAAGTGGGAATTGTTGCGCCATTATATGCTCTTGCCTTTGCTGGCGGTTCTGCTGGCATCACTCATCGGCAATATTCTTGCCTACACAAAATTGTATAAAATGTATGAGGGAATGTATTATAGTTCTTTTTCCTTGCCGCCCTTTACACCATTTTTTCATCTGCGCGCCTTTTTATTAACGACATTGATCCCTGCCGTCGTGATACTGCTGATCAATTTGTTTATGCTGTTAAAAATGTTGACAATTTCTCCCCTGCGCTTTTTGCGCAAGGATTGGGGAAAGAAGATGCATACAATGGCGATTGATTTGCCGAAACTGCCTTTTTTAACCCGCTATCGTTTGAAAGTTTTGCGCAACAATAAAGGAAACGTATTTGTTCTACTTTTTGGGGTCACGCTTGCCAGCATCTTTCTCTGCTTCGGATTGGGAATGCGTCCGATTTTTGAAGCGCATACGAAAAGTATAATGGAGGAGTTGCCGGCGAATGTGCAAACCTATGTGCGGGAATCTGACGAAGCCGTTGACGGAGAAAAATTTGGTGCAGCGTCTTTTGAGCTTGTTATCGATGGAACGACTCACTCATTTGTACTACAGGGTATTTCCGAGCATAGTCGCTATTTTCCGGAGCATTTGCTGACGGGTTTGAAAGAAAATGAAATCGCCGCTTCCGAGGGTTTATTGGAAAAATTTCAACTCAATGTCGGCGACGGGATTGAAGTCGTCAACCCCTACACGGCGGAGCGATACGAATTTACGATTCGAACGGTCCGGAGCGGCGCGGTAAGTTTGTCCGCATATATGCCGTTAAAAGCGTTCAATACGGTCATGGGTTATGCCCCGGAGTATTTCTCGGGCTACTATTCCGATCAGAAATTAAACTTGGATGAAAAAAATGTCGTCACCCGCGTCGATCGTGAGACAATCGGACAAGTAGCAAAGCATTTTTTGGATAATTTCGGTGCAATTAGTGGACCGATTGTATTCATTTCGATCCTCTTCTATTTTGTTTTTATCTATTTGTTGGCGAAAGCGATTGTCGAAAAATCCAAGACGGACATCTCTTATTTGAAAATATTCGGTTTTACAGATCGGGAAAGCACCCGTATTTATCTACATGCGACAGGAATTATTTTAGGTTTTTATCTATTGTTACTGCCGATACTGCTTCAAAAACTTATGGTCATTCTACTCCGTGTTGCCTTGCAAAAATTCGACGCCTATATGGCGCCGGTTTTGCCGTCCTACGTGTATCTCATTGCGATGGGCACAGGATTTATTTTATTTATCCTTGTGCAATATTTACAGATGCGAAAGATTGCAAAGATCAACATGGCGGAAGTGTTAAAAGAAGTCTGCGGATGA
- a CDS encoding NAD(P)H-dependent oxidoreductase subunit E, with amino-acid sequence MKVSVCTGSKCSFYGSDHIIFCLEDLKEYLHNLDGIPEEAELDIELLPCQGFCKKGNHGVAPVVYVEGELVERAQSQQIMEMVLNRFEEGAL; translated from the coding sequence ATGAAAGTTTCCGTATGCACCGGATCGAAGTGTTCCTTTTACGGTTCGGATCACATCATTTTTTGTCTGGAAGATCTAAAGGAATATCTACATAATTTGGACGGCATCCCGGAAGAGGCGGAACTGGATATCGAGCTGCTCCCCTGCCAGGGCTTTTGCAAAAAGGGCAATCACGGGGTTGCCCCGGTGGTGTATGTGGAAGGGGAACTGGTCGAGCGGGCGCAGAGTCAGCAGATTATGGAGATGGTGCTGAATCGCTTTGAAGAGGGGGCTTTATGA
- a CDS encoding 4Fe-4S dicluster domain-containing protein: protein MKGSYVDVINIRRMVFSNIARMAYENAPLSKLHEETFRLLPGEVSTYRENIFRERAVVGERMRMALGLDARTAAETGPITEGIEEIDVHTRIFKPPLVSVIKIACEACPERFISITDNCRKCLAHPCMNVCPKNAITIGKDRLHIDQDKCIKCRKCVSECPYHSIVETGRPCAEVCGVRAVGSDYLGRAEIDPDKCVACGACITACPFGAVADKSQIYQLVMSIQKTHDVYAIVAPSFVGQFGPLTTPEQIFEAIRRLGIKDVIEVGLGADLTTMNEAKEFLETVPGERPYMGTSCCYSWKLMVSKLFPEQNELISESSTPMIYTALQLKKAHPGCKVVFIGPCISKKLEALQESVSEYVDFVITYEELMGMFIARDIEPGALKVPDEVQDASATGRGYAVGGGVAQAVVARAKELDPRCEIIVEGAEGLADCVALMRLAKAGKKDGHLLEGMACEGGCVGGPGTIMAASRTKREVSKFAARSPFASPADNTNIPEEDKP, encoded by the coding sequence ATGAAGGGATCGTATGTCGATGTAATCAACATCCGGCGTATGGTTTTCTCGAATATCGCACGCATGGCCTATGAAAATGCCCCATTGTCGAAATTGCACGAGGAAACCTTTCGTCTGTTGCCCGGAGAAGTCTCCACGTATCGGGAGAATATTTTTCGTGAACGCGCGGTCGTGGGAGAACGGATGCGCATGGCCCTTGGGTTGGATGCGCGCACGGCGGCGGAAACCGGACCGATTACAGAGGGAATCGAAGAAATTGATGTACATACGCGCATTTTCAAGCCGCCCCTCGTTTCGGTAATTAAAATTGCCTGCGAAGCCTGTCCGGAACGCTTCATTTCGATTACGGATAATTGTCGAAAGTGCCTGGCGCATCCGTGCATGAACGTATGCCCGAAAAATGCGATTACGATCGGGAAGGATCGGTTGCACATTGATCAGGACAAGTGCATCAAGTGCCGCAAGTGCGTGAGCGAGTGCCCCTACCATTCGATTGTCGAGACGGGGCGTCCGTGTGCGGAAGTGTGCGGGGTGCGCGCGGTCGGTTCGGATTATCTCGGACGTGCGGAAATTGATCCGGACAAATGCGTCGCGTGCGGGGCGTGTATTACGGCGTGTCCGTTCGGCGCAGTAGCCGATAAATCGCAGATTTATCAGCTGGTCATGTCCATCCAGAAGACGCATGACGTGTATGCCATTGTAGCGCCTTCCTTTGTGGGGCAATTCGGTCCCCTGACGACACCGGAGCAGATTTTTGAAGCCATTCGCCGTCTGGGCATCAAAGACGTTATTGAAGTCGGACTGGGCGCGGACCTGACAACGATGAATGAGGCGAAGGAATTTTTGGAGACGGTGCCGGGCGAACGGCCCTACATGGGGACCTCGTGCTGCTATTCGTGGAAACTCATGGTCTCCAAATTGTTTCCGGAACAGAATGAGCTGATTTCGGAGAGCTCGACGCCGATGATTTACACGGCGCTGCAGCTGAAAAAAGCCCACCCGGGCTGCAAGGTCGTATTCATCGGACCCTGTATCTCGAAAAAGCTCGAAGCCCTACAGGAATCCGTGTCGGAATACGTCGATTTCGTCATTACCTATGAGGAACTCATGGGGATGTTTATTGCCCGCGATATTGAACCGGGCGCTTTGAAGGTGCCGGACGAAGTGCAGGATGCCTCGGCGACGGGGCGCGGGTATGCCGTGGGCGGCGGTGTGGCGCAGGCGGTGGTTGCCCGTGCGAAAGAACTGGACCCGCGGTGCGAAATCATTGTCGAAGGTGCCGAAGGATTGGCGGACTGTGTCGCGTTGATGCGTCTGGCAAAGGCGGGCAAAAAAGACGGGCACTTGCTGGAGGGCATGGCGTGTGAAGGCGGCTGTGTGGGCGGGCCGGGAACCATTATGGCGGCGTCCCGCACAAAACGCGAGGTTTCAAAGTTCGCCGCGCGCTCCCCGTTTGCCTCGCCGGCGGACAATACGAATATTCCGGAAGAAGATAAGCCCTGA
- a CDS encoding NAD(P)/FAD-dependent oxidoreductase produces the protein METKYLIIGSGIAALQAAKGIRKKDPEATLTLVSKEEHVPYYRFRLTEAIASDASLEELLVEKPSFYEENRIRILLRTTVTHVDYEKKEAQLAGGDSIFYEKLLLAVGSQPFIPKYEGRHKENLFSVRTYRDIERLREKMDSLPCILVVGGGLLGLEAAHSLLQKGLEVHICEFGPRLLAKQVNEKISAQLQADLEKEGFLIHTGATLQEASGFNRVEQVTLTDGQTFPCDAVLFSVGVRAQTDLAKGLDVNRGICTNEKLETSRPNVWAAGDCAEVNGASYGLWTASMQMGKIAGENMTGGSETYKNPQLFTKLQIGEVQVFSAGSYEGDEVWEKTVDGTQVQIFYKEGTIIGGILYGSTAKMGKVRKLIGTQTPQNELAEVFR, from the coding sequence ATGGAAACGAAGTATCTTATTATCGGTTCGGGCATTGCCGCCCTCCAGGCGGCGAAGGGCATCCGCAAAAAGGATCCGGAGGCAACCCTTACGCTCGTTTCAAAAGAGGAGCACGTACCTTACTATCGCTTCCGCCTCACGGAGGCCATCGCAAGCGATGCCTCATTGGAGGAGTTGCTTGTGGAAAAGCCCTCTTTTTATGAGGAGAATCGGATTCGTATTCTTCTGCGCACGACGGTGACGCATGTGGATTACGAGAAAAAAGAGGCACAGCTGGCGGGCGGGGACAGCATTTTCTATGAAAAATTATTGCTTGCTGTCGGCTCGCAACCCTTTATTCCGAAGTACGAGGGACGGCACAAGGAAAATCTGTTTTCCGTGCGCACCTATCGGGACATTGAACGCCTGCGGGAAAAAATGGATTCGTTGCCGTGTATTTTAGTCGTCGGCGGCGGCTTATTGGGGCTGGAAGCGGCGCATTCCCTGTTGCAAAAGGGATTGGAAGTGCATATTTGCGAATTTGGGCCGCGCCTGCTGGCCAAACAGGTCAATGAAAAGATCAGTGCGCAATTGCAAGCGGATTTGGAAAAAGAAGGTTTTTTGATTCATACAGGGGCGACTCTGCAGGAAGCGAGCGGCTTCAACCGCGTGGAACAGGTCACCTTGACCGACGGACAGACATTTCCCTGTGATGCCGTGTTGTTTTCCGTTGGCGTGCGCGCACAAACGGATTTGGCGAAAGGACTTGACGTCAACCGCGGTATCTGTACCAATGAAAAGTTGGAGACGAGCCGGCCCAACGTGTGGGCGGCGGGGGATTGTGCCGAAGTGAACGGCGCTTCTTACGGGTTGTGGACGGCGTCCATGCAGATGGGAAAAATCGCCGGGGAAAATATGACGGGCGGTTCCGAAACTTATAAGAATCCGCAACTGTTCACCAAGCTGCAAATCGGCGAGGTGCAGGTTTTCTCCGCCGGATCCTACGAGGGCGACGAAGTTTGGGAAAAGACCGTCGACGGGACGCAGGTGCAGATCTTTTATAAGGAAGGCACGATCATCGGGGGTATTTTGTATGGCTCCACGGCCAAGATGGGCAAGGTGCGCAAGTTGATCGGGACGCAAACGCCACAGAACGAGCTGGCAGAGGTTTTTCGCTGA